A DNA window from Methanomassiliicoccales archaeon contains the following coding sequences:
- a CDS encoding fibronectin type III domain-containing protein gives MDEVKGRALLVLMTISLIVSIFASSGAIGSVQASGPTYTSHSPIHINSNSDLAELRLSGGCTGNGTLNDPYVIKGYDITGSGGTCIYIGNTTKYLVISECRLHGNSAGIELIASSHVIVSRNICNGNADYGIHTVISNGNVIEFNVCTATGRHAMFLQDSNNNIIQNNSCTGSLHCSNWLSNSNNNVISNNTSSGSGGCGLQIQSSDHNVISNNTLSGNAQHGIRLFDTSSYNTVIRNICEDNSYTGISMSSATNNSIAYNIVNSNSQYGISQYSSSNNGIYGNELLNNNGALSVYNRSHIQAYTDGAGLWNSSSFGNFWSDWIAPDANKDGIVDNQYLIDGGTGAADRLPLTSCIGLHLEISGPSQALNGDDITWSFLVRNDGRTTLLNAMVIDPILNKAWNLGDVTPGGASQWSYPGAIPSYENITNIAYASGTDVYGGIYNVSASHTINVLRPSSPPQGLTVTAQDVATTLVWNAPYSNGGAPITDYRIFRGTSSGAESYIGNTSSGTVLTFTDPGLTNGQTYYYQVSAVNSAGEGSRCSESAATPIGPPAAPQDLHAIPGNGQVILGWSAPSSNGGANVDYYVVYQNGTDVLHVASTSATITGLTNGQTYGFTISAHNSANGGPQCPAVSAIPSPLPAVPGAPSGLTAMPGNDMVTINWLAPSSDGGAAIDYYLVYVDGVARSDYFITTSATITGLTGGHSYSFTVAGHNSAGMGAQSATVTTAPSSTSVPGVPTGLIVSPGNGQVSLTWTSQDDNGGTAIDYFIVYQNGVDVQHTSTTAVTINGLTNGQPYDFNVAAHNSIGTGMQTPGVSATPNPLTTVPGVPTSLDVTSGMAQIILNWIAPSNNGGATIDFYIVYQDGIDISHPTATSAIITSLTNGRSYNFTVAAHNSAGIGEQTSAIAATPNSIAAAPGIPIGLSTTAGNGTVTLSWTAPSGSSDIDYYIIYQNGVDVGHISSTSTTISGLTNGESYSFAVAAHNSGGVGTRSSVQNISPIAQNSDSATSPDNNNMVIILGVFALLAVIILGAFVALKKKRKGV, from the coding sequence ATGGATGAGGTGAAAGGCAGAGCACTCCTGGTGCTGATGACGATATCATTGATCGTTTCGATCTTCGCTTCATCCGGGGCGATCGGCTCAGTGCAGGCCAGTGGACCGACGTACACGTCACATTCGCCCATCCACATTAACAGCAACTCCGACCTAGCAGAACTGAGATTATCAGGCGGCTGCACTGGGAACGGGACCCTTAACGATCCTTACGTCATAAAGGGATATGACATTACTGGAAGCGGCGGAACATGCATTTACATCGGCAACACCACCAAGTATCTGGTCATCAGTGAGTGTCGCTTGCACGGTAACAGTGCTGGCATAGAACTGATCGCCTCAAGCCATGTCATTGTATCGAGGAACATTTGCAATGGGAATGCAGACTATGGCATACATACGGTCATCTCAAACGGCAATGTCATAGAATTCAACGTATGCACCGCCACGGGCCGTCACGCAATGTTCCTGCAGGACTCGAACAATAACATCATTCAGAACAACTCCTGCACCGGCTCTCTGCACTGTAGCAACTGGCTGTCCAATTCGAACAACAATGTGATATCGAATAACACGTCTAGCGGCAGCGGCGGCTGCGGTCTTCAGATCCAATCAAGCGACCACAATGTCATATCGAACAACACCCTCTCTGGAAATGCCCAGCATGGGATCCGCCTGTTCGACACGAGCAGCTATAACACCGTCATTCGCAACATCTGTGAGGACAACAGCTACACCGGTATCTCGATGTCCTCCGCGACCAACAACAGCATAGCATACAATATCGTCAACAGCAACTCCCAATATGGCATCTCCCAATATTCCTCGAGCAACAATGGCATTTATGGTAACGAGTTGCTCAACAACAATGGAGCGCTGTCCGTGTATAACCGTTCGCATATCCAGGCCTATACGGATGGGGCAGGTCTTTGGAACTCCTCTTCATTCGGTAACTTCTGGAGCGATTGGATCGCACCCGACGCCAACAAGGATGGCATTGTCGATAACCAGTATCTGATCGACGGCGGCACTGGTGCGGCGGACCGTCTTCCTCTGACCTCATGCATCGGTCTGCATCTCGAAATCAGCGGTCCGTCGCAGGCATTGAATGGAGATGACATAACATGGTCGTTCCTGGTACGGAACGATGGCAGGACCACATTACTGAACGCGATGGTCATCGATCCCATTCTAAACAAGGCGTGGAACTTAGGAGATGTAACGCCTGGGGGAGCGTCACAATGGTCCTATCCGGGCGCCATCCCTTCATACGAGAACATCACCAACATCGCCTACGCGTCGGGCACCGATGTCTACGGAGGCATTTACAATGTTTCTGCTTCCCATACAATCAATGTCCTGCGTCCATCCTCCCCGCCCCAAGGCCTGACAGTGACCGCCCAGGACGTAGCGACCACTTTGGTCTGGAACGCACCATATTCAAACGGCGGTGCCCCGATCACCGATTATCGGATCTTTCGCGGTACATCGTCTGGCGCTGAGTCCTACATAGGAAATACCAGCAGCGGTACCGTACTGACATTCACCGATCCCGGCCTGACCAATGGCCAGACATATTATTATCAGGTCAGTGCAGTGAACTCTGCGGGAGAAGGTTCAAGGTGTTCGGAGAGCGCCGCCACCCCGATCGGGCCCCCGGCCGCGCCGCAGGATCTCCATGCCATACCTGGCAATGGCCAGGTCATCCTCGGCTGGTCTGCACCCTCATCAAATGGAGGGGCAAATGTCGACTACTACGTTGTTTATCAGAACGGGACAGATGTGTTACACGTCGCTTCGACATCTGCTACGATCACCGGATTGACCAATGGACAGACCTATGGCTTCACTATATCCGCGCACAATTCGGCCAATGGCGGACCGCAATGTCCCGCAGTGTCAGCAATTCCGAGTCCACTACCCGCCGTCCCGGGAGCACCGAGCGGCTTGACGGCAATGCCGGGAAACGATATGGTAACCATCAACTGGTTAGCTCCATCCTCAGATGGGGGAGCGGCGATAGATTATTATCTGGTCTATGTCGACGGTGTTGCCAGATCGGATTATTTCATCACTACCTCGGCGACCATCACCGGATTGACCGGTGGCCATTCATACAGTTTCACTGTAGCGGGGCATAACTCGGCTGGCATGGGGGCGCAGTCAGCGACGGTCACCACCGCACCCTCCTCTACATCGGTCCCAGGCGTTCCAACCGGTCTGATCGTTTCCCCAGGCAACGGTCAGGTGTCACTTACTTGGACATCGCAGGATGACAATGGAGGAACGGCCATAGATTATTTCATCGTTTATCAGAACGGGGTCGATGTGCAACACACATCGACCACTGCCGTTACGATCAACGGACTGACCAATGGACAACCCTATGATTTCAATGTCGCTGCGCACAATTCCATCGGAACAGGAATGCAGACCCCGGGCGTCTCAGCAACTCCGAATCCCCTAACCACGGTCCCAGGAGTGCCGACAAGCCTTGATGTGACATCAGGAATGGCTCAGATAATATTGAACTGGATCGCTCCAAGCAACAATGGGGGAGCGACGATCGATTTCTACATCGTCTATCAGGACGGGATCGATATATCCCATCCAACGGCGACCTCGGCCATTATCACCAGTCTTACGAATGGACGATCATATAACTTCACGGTAGCTGCACACAATTCGGCTGGAATAGGTGAGCAGACATCGGCGATTGCGGCAACACCCAATTCCATCGCCGCGGCACCGGGAATCCCCATCGGTCTGAGCACTACGGCCGGAAATGGAACGGTCACACTGTCATGGACGGCCCCATCGGGCAGTTCGGACATTGATTACTACATAATCTACCAAAATGGCGTTGATGTGGGTCATATTTCTTCCACTTCGACCACCATCTCCGGTTTGACCAATGGAGAAAGCTATTCCTTTGCTGTGGCTGCCCACAATTCAGGTGGTGTGGGGACTCGGTCCTCGGTTCAGAACATCTCGCCCATTGCTCAGAATTCCGACAGCGCAACATCCCCTGATAATAACAATATGGTCATCATCCTTGGGGTCTTCGCACTTCTGGCAGTCATTATACTTGGTGCATTCGTTGCACTGAAGAAGAAAAGGAAAGGTGTGTAA